The Emys orbicularis isolate rEmyOrb1 chromosome 4, rEmyOrb1.hap1, whole genome shotgun sequence genomic sequence AGCCCCTCTACCATGTCCAGTACACCTTGATCCCAAAGCTAACCCAGAGCAAGAGCACCACTGACAGGAGGGTCATGCTGGGCGCCAGCAGAGACTTGCTGAGGAGCCTTTATGACTGTGACCTCTACTTTCTCGAGAACTACATCAAACCCCAGCCGGTAAACCATACAACGGACCGGCTCTTCCGCAGGGGGGCCAGCAAGGCCCTGTGCTCGCCGCCGGTTTGTGAATCACTGGGGCCAATTGACATCCACCTGGAGGAAGGGGACTGTGTGAAAAAGTGTGGCACCTTgaacctgacattggccactgagTCATGCAAAGAGCATGGGCATGTGGCCATCAAAACAGTGCGGGTACCAGAGGTCAGTGACCTCAGAGCCTTGGTGGAGGATCCCAGACTAAACCTGAAGGTTATACAGCTGGTGAGGGACCCCAGAGGTATCTTGGCTTCCAGAAGCGAGACCTTCCGAGACACCTACAGGCTTTGGAGGATCTGGGATGGTACTGGTAGGAAGCCCTACAACCTGGATGTGACCCAGCTCACCACGGTCTGCGAGGACTTCTTGAACTCTGTATCCACTGGACTAAACCGACCACCTTGGCTTAAGGGCAAATACATGCTGGTAAGGTACGAAGACCTGGCCAGAAATCCCATGAAAAAGACTGAGGAGATTTA encodes the following:
- the CHST1 gene encoding carbohydrate sulfotransferase 1 encodes the protein MQCSWKAVLLLALASIAIQYTAIRTFTAKSFHSCPVPNPMNCSLSQETESADRLCDESPTFAYNLSRKTHVLILATTRSGSSFVGQLFNQHFNVFYLFEPLYHVQYTLIPKLTQSKSTTDRRVMLGASRDLLRSLYDCDLYFLENYIKPQPVNHTTDRLFRRGASKALCSPPVCESLGPIDIHLEEGDCVKKCGTLNLTLATESCKEHGHVAIKTVRVPEVSDLRALVEDPRLNLKVIQLVRDPRGILASRSETFRDTYRLWRIWDGTGRKPYNLDVTQLTTVCEDFLNSVSTGLNRPPWLKGKYMLVRYEDLARNPMKKTEEIYGFLGIPMDSNVERWIQNNTRGDRSSAKHKYGTVRNSAATAEKWRFRLSYDIVEFTQNACQQVLAQLGYKMAGSEEELKNLSISLVEERDFLPFS